In one window of Henckelia pumila isolate YLH828 chromosome 1, ASM3356847v2, whole genome shotgun sequence DNA:
- the LOC140876275 gene encoding uncharacterized protein → MGLKTIFFLGFFLAASLISSEVAARQLAGTSNSVDKPKNEVDETNEITEEQYPGGGFGGFPGGGFGGYPGFGGFPGGGFGGYPGGGGGGYLGGIGGEGCPFGCCGPSYFRPGSCTCCSYAGQALDVNSQN, encoded by the exons ATGGGTTTGAAGACAATTTTCTTTCTTGGCTTTTTCTTAGCTGCAAGTCTTATTTCATCCGAAGTGGCGGCTAGGCAATTGGCTGGAACTTCCAATTCTGTGGATAAGC CAAAGAATGAAGTGGATGAGACAAATGAGATCACAGAAGAACAATATCCCGGAGGTGGATTCGGAGGCTTTCCCGGAGGTGGATTCGGAGGCTATCCCGGGTTCGGGGGTTTTCCCGGAGGCGGATTTGGAGGATATCCCGGAGGAGGAGGTGGCGGGTATCTTGGCGGGATTGGTGGAGAAGGCTGTCCTTTTGGTTGCTGTGGCCCGAGCTACTTCAGGCCCGGCAGCTGTACATGCTGCAGTTATGCCGGTCAGGCATTGGACGTTAACTCACAAAATTAA
- the LOC140887262 gene encoding xyloglucan endotransglucosylase protein 1-like yields MASFCKGLATFLLVLFVTVNICMGGNNFNEEFDVTWGGDRGKMFNGGELLSLSLDKTSGSGFQSKKQYLFGRIDMQLKLVAGDSAGTVTTYYLSSQGANHDEIDFEFLGNVSGQPYIVHTNVYAQGKGNREQQFYLWFDPTKNFHTYSIQWNPYQIVFLVDNTPIRQFKNAESLGVSYPKNQPMRIYSSLWNADDWATRGGLVKTDWSKAPFTAYYRNFNVQTCSGSCTSGFSNGAWQNQELDAYGRRRLRWVQKNFMIYNYCTDHKRFPQGFPPECKI; encoded by the exons atggcttCATTTTGCAAGGGGTTGGCAACATTTTTGTTGGTTTTGTTTGTGACAGTGAATATTTGTATGGGGGGCaataattttaatgaagaaTTCGACGTAACGTGGGGCGGTGATCGGGGCAAGATGTTCAATGGAGGGGAGCTTCTTTCTCTGTCGCTGGATAAAACATCCGGTTCAGGATTCCAATCCAAGAAACAGTATTTGTTCGGGAGGATTGATATGCAGCTCAAACTTGTCGCCGGTGACTCTGCTGGAACAGTCACCACATATTAT TTGTCTTCTCAAGGGGCGAACCACGACGAAATCGACTTCGAGTTCCTGGGAAACGTGAGTGGACAACCTTACATTGTGCACACAAACGTGTACGCTCAAGGCAAAGGGAACAGAGAGCAACAATTCTATCTGTGGTTTGATCCCACCAAAAATTTCCACACTTACTCTATCCAATGGAACCCCTATCAAATAGT ATTCTTGGTGGACAACACTCCTATCAGGCAGTTCAAAAATGCTGAGTCCCTTGGTGTCTCGTACCCTAAAAACCAACCCATGAGGATCTACTCTAGCCTATGGAACGCCGATGACTGGGCCACGAGAGGCGGGCTAGTGAAAACCGACTGGTCCAAGGCACCATTTACGGCCTACTACAGGAACTTCAACGTGCAAACTTGTTCTGGATCTTGCACATCAGGATTCTCCAACGGGGCATGGCAAAACCAAGAACTCGACGCCTATGGTCGTAGGAGGCTGAGATGGGTTCAGAAGAATTTCATGATATACAATTATTGCACGGATCATAAACGCTTCCCTCAAGGCTTTCCTCCAgaatgcaaaatataa
- the LOC140887240 gene encoding uncharacterized protein: MDGQDHKKPITSAVHEVHLCHRCGWPFPNPHPSAKHRRSHKRVCGKIEGYKISSADLAISDDSDEDEHHTPSSKIEKSGVKEKTDVGVRLMSNKSEDDVFSDAATEFSESGISPRLEERIEVTKGEDDKKTEQKSLEGDINVNLLKKVDECAEVSEKLNDPISSDQMCTGAEAVSVEPGNHLKFDDIKYDSPKSVHIQVEGDKSASASLTSKEEKAPDPALMAVERKEEPHNKLDGSTNVSDTTKFTAVEGKPETEDVEVPVEGKSDAFVPRETSVDDVGSSKEKCSVTTVSIPVFHNSSAPEDDSTARVLEETANDHDEKKNCELPVAGNESGKGAARDEQVIIDSSIPSVNSTDPLPSGEVDVDPRQLESLSETDSGLLEFKDVEFMRSRQGFGPGKVTGMDIGQNLDVPGVVGVKSVGVADTVDESSHDGDVFSEKTEEQPISKDSTNPFSESLVTGENYATNNSLTDDVQRPSESVDVIQEDTEQKHDSSAVVLPENSDSSPPKVQEKSSVKEKCLLETDTDKCRTAEDFSTPVSVGIVETPDKISHEGSSADKKVCGGENATVDSKSLRDEGYTNDKLINEKDNVSAADSLEGKWGSISAVETNSQSSPRSETNMQNLERRNIKVHQSQSDDFEPPSFMTLVQPGKTPDSVAAPTASEVESVQHNQQPKSESLQAGWFPSLTNVVNDSQGRKKNEEIIAKVTNWNAGKEHHGQLKNLLNEAKSPTTKQQKDEASQKDNGAAETAMNSVVETEEPKLEIPHKEDWNSPARYPTVIKKEKKKSKPYWVPFVCCSSVNREM, from the exons ATGGATGGTCAAGATCACAAGAAGCCCATCACTTCTGCAG TGCACGAGGTTCACCTATGCCACAGATGTGGATGGCCTTTTCCAAATCCACACCCAAGTGCCAAACACAGAAGATCTCACAAAAGAGTCTGCGGAAAAATTGAAGGCTATAAAATTAGTTCGGCTGATTTGGCTATTTCGGATGACTCAGACGAGGATGAGCATCATACCCCCA GTTCCAAAATTGAGAAGAGTGGTGTGAAGGAGAAGACTGATGTTGGAGTTCGTCTGATGTCCAATAAATCGGAAGATGACGTGTTTTCAGATGCAGCTACAGAGTTTTCAGAGAGTGGAATTAGTCCCAGATTGGAAGAGCGCATAGAAGTTACTAAAGGAGAAGATGACAAGAAGACAGAGCAAAAAAGTTTGGAGGGTGATATTAATGTGAACCTGTTAAAGAAAGTCGATGAATGTGCTG AAGTATCTGAAAAACTCAATGATCCGATAAGTAGCGACCAGATGTGTACTGGTGCCGAAGCAGTTTCTGTTGAACCCGGAAATCACTTAAAGTTTGATGATATTAAATATGATAGCCCAAAGAGTGTACATATCCAAGTGGAAGGAGATAAGTCAGCTTCTGCAAGCTTAACCTCCAAAGAAGAAAAGGCTCCAGATCCTGCATTAATGGCTGTTGAGAGGAAGGAAGAGCCACATAATAAGCTTGATGGAAGCACGAATGTCTCAGATACCACTAAGTTTACTGCTGTCGAAGGTAAACCTGAAACGGAAGATGTTGAAGTGCCCGTTGAAGGGAAGTCTGATGCATTTGTACCTAGGGAAACAAGTGTTGACGATGTTGGGTCTTCTAAGGAAAAATGTTCAGTCACGACGGTTTCAATCCCGGTTTTTCATAATTCTTCTGCGCCAGAAGATGATTCAACTGCAAGGGTTCTTGAAGAAACTGCGAATGATCATGATGAAAAGAAGAATTGTGAGCTGCCGGTGGCTGGGAATGAAAGTGGCAAAGGAGCTGCCAGGGACGAGCAAGTAATTATTGATTCATCAATACCATCTGTTAATTCAACCGACCCTTTACCTTCAGGTGAAGTGGATGTTGATCCAAGACAATTAGAAAGTTTATCTGAAACTGATTCTGGTTTACTAGAATTCAAAGATGTTGAATTTATGAGATCTCGTCAAGGATTTGGGCCTGGTAAGGTCACTGGTATGGATATTGGCCAAAATCTTGATGTCCCTGGTGTTGTTGGAGTAAAATCCGTTGGTGTTGCTGACACGGTGGATGAGTCAAGTCATGACGGTGATGTGTTTTCAGAAAAAACTGAAGAACAGCCAATTTCTAAAGATTCTACCAATCCATTCTCTGAATCTTTAGTTACGGGTGAAAACTATGCCACTAACAATAGCCTCACCGATGATGTCCAAAGACCATCAGAGTCGGTCGATGTTATTCAAGAGGATACTGAACAAAAACATGATAGCAGTGCGGTAGTATTGCCTGAAAATTCTGACAGCTCACCACCAAAAGTGCAAGAAAAGTCGTCTGTGAAGGAAAAATGTCTGCTTGAAACTGATACTGACAAGTGCCGCACAGCTGAAGATTTCAGTACGCCAGTATCGGTTGGCATTGTTGAAACACCTGACAAAATTTCGCACGAAGGTTCTAGTGCTGATAAAAAAGTTTGTGGTGGTGAAAATGCCACTGTTGATTCCAAATCCTTACGAGATGAGGGTTATACCAATGACAAGTTGATAAATGAGAAAGATAACGTCTCTGCTGCTGATAGCCTGGAAGGAAAATGGGGTTCAATTTCAG CTGTTGAAACAAACTCTCAATCATCCCCAAGATCAGAAACCAACATGCAGAATTTAGAACGGAGGAACATTAAAGTGCATCAGAGCCAGTCAGATGATTTTGAGCCACCTTCTTTCATGACTTTGGTTCAACCTGGAAAAACGCCTGATTCAGTAGCTGCACCCACTGCTTCCGAAGTCGAGTCAGTCCAGCACAATCAACAACCAAAATCTGAATCTTTACAGGCTGGTTGGTTCCCTTCTTTAACTAATGTAGTGAACGACTCACAAGGGAGAAAGAAAAATGAGGAGATAATTGCCAAAGTAACAAATTGGAATGCGGGTAAGGAACATCATGGCCAGCTGAAAAATCTTTTGAATGAAGCCAAGTCCCCAACGACGAAACAACAGAAAGACGAGGCTTCACAGAAAGATAATGGTGCTGCTGAGACGGCTATGAATTCCGTTGTTGAAACCGAAGAACCTAAACTTGAGATACCGCATAAAGAGGATTGGAACTCTCCGGCTAGGTATCCAACTGTGatcaagaaagaaaagaagaaaagcaAACCATATTGGGTGCCGTTTGTTTGCTGCTCTTCCGTAAACAGAGAGATGTGA